The following are encoded together in the Streptomyces flavofungini genome:
- a CDS encoding DUF7059 domain-containing protein, translated as MSNASMPLPSSDRADVTARLREALLAADFTADGLLELLGAPAYTALARSETVPALRATRGDGALASLVRLFLLQRPVSHARVADVLPVGALLESGWLVRAEGADGAQGAVDGDEGADGLRATVDVRPYGGPDGEDWFIVSDLGCAVGGAGGIGSRDEGVVLGVGGASTTLAGITVRAPAASALDVGTGSGIQALHASRHATRVTATDLNPRALHCTRLTLALSGVPAADLREGSLYEPVGDATYDLIVSNPPFVISPGARLTYRDGGMGGDDLCRSIVQEAGERLNEGGYAQFLANWQHVEGEEWTERVRSWVPRGCDAWIVQREVQDVTQYAELWLRDAGDHRTDPAEYAARYDAWLDEFEARKTRGVGFGWITLRKSGAAEPSVTVEEWTHPVEQPLGETVQAFFARQDYLRAHDDAALLAEHFKLADGVVQEQIGLPGAEDPEHVVLRQHRGMRRATQVDTVGAGFAGVCDGTLSAGRILDAIAQLMGEDAVLLRDRTPAQIRLLVEQGFLEPVGQ; from the coding sequence GTGAGTAACGCCAGCATGCCCTTGCCCTCGTCCGACCGCGCCGACGTCACCGCGCGGCTGCGGGAAGCCCTCCTCGCCGCCGACTTCACCGCCGACGGGCTGCTCGAACTGCTCGGGGCGCCCGCCTACACCGCGCTCGCCCGCAGCGAGACCGTGCCCGCGCTCCGGGCCACCCGGGGCGACGGGGCCCTTGCGTCGCTCGTACGGCTGTTCCTGCTGCAGCGTCCCGTGTCCCACGCGCGCGTGGCCGACGTACTTCCGGTGGGCGCGCTCCTGGAGAGCGGCTGGCTGGTCCGCGCTGAGGGTGCGGACGGCGCGCAGGGCGCGGTGGACGGGGATGAAGGCGCCGACGGGCTCCGGGCGACCGTCGACGTGCGGCCCTACGGCGGACCGGACGGCGAGGACTGGTTCATCGTGTCCGACCTGGGGTGCGCGGTCGGCGGCGCCGGAGGCATCGGAAGCCGCGACGAGGGCGTGGTGCTCGGCGTCGGCGGTGCGTCCACGACGCTCGCGGGCATCACCGTGCGGGCGCCCGCCGCGAGCGCCCTCGACGTCGGCACCGGCTCCGGCATCCAGGCCCTGCACGCCTCCCGGCACGCCACCCGGGTCACCGCGACCGACCTCAACCCCCGTGCCCTGCACTGCACCCGCCTCACGCTCGCCCTGTCCGGCGTGCCCGCGGCGGACCTGCGGGAGGGCTCCCTGTACGAGCCCGTGGGCGACGCGACGTACGACCTGATCGTGTCCAACCCGCCGTTCGTGATCTCGCCCGGCGCCCGGCTGACCTACCGGGACGGTGGCATGGGCGGGGACGATCTGTGCCGCTCGATCGTTCAGGAGGCGGGGGAGCGGTTGAACGAAGGGGGGTACGCGCAGTTTCTCGCCAACTGGCAGCACGTGGAGGGCGAGGAGTGGACCGAGCGGGTCCGTTCCTGGGTCCCGCGCGGCTGTGACGCGTGGATCGTGCAGCGCGAGGTGCAGGACGTCACGCAGTACGCCGAGCTGTGGCTGCGCGACGCCGGGGACCACCGCACGGACCCGGCCGAGTACGCCGCCCGGTACGACGCCTGGCTCGACGAGTTCGAGGCCCGCAAGACCCGGGGCGTCGGCTTCGGCTGGATCACCCTGCGCAAGTCCGGCGCCGCCGAGCCGTCCGTGACCGTCGAGGAGTGGACGCACCCCGTCGAGCAGCCCCTCGGCGAGACGGTGCAGGCGTTCTTCGCACGGCAGGACTACCTGCGCGCGCACGACGACGCGGCCCTGCTCGCCGAGCACTTCAAGCTCGCCGACGGCGTGGTGCAGGAGCAGATCGGCCTGCCCGGCGCGGAGGACCCGGAGCACGTGGTGCTGCGCCAGCACCGCGGCATGCGGCGCGCCACCCAGGTGGACACCGTGGGCGCGGGCTTCGCGGGCGTCTGCGACGGCACGCTGAGCGCCGGCCGGATCCTCGATGCCATCGCCCAGTTGATGGGTGAGGACGCGGTGCTGCTGCGCGACCGCACCCCGGCGCAGATCCGGCTCCTGGTGGAGCAGGGGTTCCTGGAGCCGGTGGGGCAGTAG
- a CDS encoding small secreted protein, with protein MEGTNPVNKKLAAALSGGAVLVLALSGCSSDDGDKKLDDWAKKVCDTAVGPQSKKIADANAAIKKQTADNSSPDEVKSTDSKAFGDISAAYAQRSAALKKAGAPPVDDGEKKLNDAVKELDGLSKSYSDLKAQTDKLDTKDQSAFADDLAKIAEELGKLSQSENTAQKKLEAGDVGKAMREQDGCKSAAATPKTQS; from the coding sequence ATGGAAGGGACCAATCCGGTGAACAAGAAGCTCGCGGCCGCGCTGTCCGGCGGTGCGGTACTGGTACTGGCGCTGTCGGGATGCAGCAGTGACGACGGTGACAAGAAGCTGGACGACTGGGCCAAGAAGGTCTGTGACACGGCCGTGGGGCCGCAGTCGAAGAAGATCGCCGACGCCAACGCGGCGATCAAGAAGCAGACCGCCGACAACAGTTCGCCGGACGAGGTCAAGAGCACCGACTCCAAGGCGTTCGGCGACATCTCCGCGGCCTACGCCCAGCGGAGCGCCGCCCTGAAGAAGGCGGGCGCCCCGCCCGTCGACGACGGCGAGAAGAAGCTGAACGACGCCGTGAAGGAGCTGGACGGCCTCTCCAAGTCCTACTCCGATCTGAAGGCGCAGACCGACAAGCTCGACACCAAGGACCAGTCGGCCTTCGCGGACGACCTCGCGAAGATCGCCGAGGAGCTGGGCAAGCTCAGCCAGAGCGAGAACACCGCCCAGAAGAAGCTGGAGGCGGGCGACGTGGGCAAGGCCATGCGCGAGCAGGACGGCTGCAAGTCCGCGGCGGCCACTCCGAAGACCCAGAGCTAG
- a CDS encoding sodium-translocating pyrophosphatase, with the protein MAGLSTPHQLDHPSTLAAAVLTDDNRLIVMVIAAVAVAALVLAWILVRQVLAAGEGTDSMKKIAAAVQEGANAYLGRQMRTLGVFAVVVFFLLMLLPADDWNQRAGRSIFFLIGAAFSATTGYIGMWLAVRSNVRVAAAAREATPAEGEPEKDLTAVSHKAMKIAFRTGGVVGMFTVGLGLLGASCVVLVYAADAPKVLEGFGLGAALIAMFMRVGGGIFTKAADVGADLVGKVEQGIPEDDPRNAATIADNVGDNVGDCAGMAADLFESYAVTLVAALILGKAAFGDSGLAFPLIVPAIGVITAMIGIFAVAPRRADRSGMTAINRGFFISAGISLALVTAAVFVYLPSNYADLDGVTDAAILAKDGDPRILAVVAVAIGIVMAALIQQLTGYFTETNRRPVKDIGKSSLTGPATVVLAGISIGLESAVYTALLIGLGVYGAFLLGGTSIMLALFAVALAGTGLLTTVGVIVAMDTFGPVSDNAQGIAEMSGDVEGAGAQVLTDLDAVGNTTKAITKGIAIATAVLAASALFGSYRDAIAEAADDVGQKLGDGAPMNLVMDISQPNNLVGLILGAAVVFLFSGLAINAVSRSAGAVVYEVRRQFRERPGIMDYTEKPEYGRVVDICTKDALRELATPGLLAVLTPIAVGFSLGVGALGSFLAGAIGTGTLMAVFLANSGGAWDNAKKLVEDGHHGGKGSEAHAATVIGDTVGDPFKDTAGPAINPLLKVMNLVALLIAPAVIKFSYGEDKSVAMRVLIAVLSIAVIVGAVYVSKRRGIAVGDAEPQGKVANSADPAVVS; encoded by the coding sequence ATGGCGGGGCTTTCTACCCCTCATCAGCTTGACCACCCCTCAACCCTCGCAGCCGCCGTACTGACCGACGACAACCGGCTCATCGTGATGGTGATCGCGGCCGTCGCGGTCGCGGCGCTCGTGCTCGCCTGGATCCTGGTGCGCCAGGTACTCGCGGCGGGCGAGGGCACCGACAGCATGAAGAAGATCGCGGCGGCGGTCCAGGAAGGCGCGAATGCCTATCTGGGACGCCAGATGCGCACCCTCGGCGTATTCGCCGTCGTGGTGTTCTTCCTGCTCATGCTGCTGCCCGCGGACGACTGGAATCAGCGGGCCGGCCGCTCGATCTTCTTCTTGATCGGCGCGGCGTTCTCGGCGACCACCGGCTATATCGGTATGTGGCTCGCCGTACGCAGCAATGTGCGCGTGGCCGCGGCCGCGCGGGAAGCGACACCGGCGGAAGGCGAGCCGGAAAAGGATCTCACCGCCGTCTCGCACAAAGCCATGAAGATCGCTTTCCGTACGGGCGGCGTCGTCGGCATGTTCACGGTGGGGCTCGGTCTGCTCGGCGCCTCCTGTGTGGTGCTCGTGTACGCGGCCGACGCCCCCAAGGTCCTGGAGGGCTTCGGCCTCGGGGCCGCGCTGATCGCGATGTTCATGCGTGTCGGAGGCGGCATCTTCACCAAGGCCGCCGACGTCGGCGCCGACCTGGTCGGCAAGGTCGAACAGGGCATTCCGGAGGACGATCCGCGCAATGCCGCGACCATCGCCGACAACGTGGGCGACAACGTCGGCGACTGCGCGGGGATGGCTGCCGACCTCTTCGAGTCGTACGCCGTCACGCTCGTCGCCGCGCTGATCCTCGGCAAGGCGGCGTTCGGTGACTCCGGACTCGCGTTCCCGCTGATCGTGCCCGCGATCGGTGTGATCACCGCCATGATCGGGATCTTCGCGGTCGCGCCCCGGCGCGCCGACCGCAGCGGCATGACCGCCATCAACCGCGGCTTCTTCATCTCCGCGGGCATCTCGCTGGCGCTCGTCACGGCGGCCGTCTTCGTCTATCTCCCGTCGAACTACGCGGACTTGGACGGCGTCACGGACGCGGCGATCCTCGCCAAGGACGGCGACCCGCGGATCCTCGCGGTCGTGGCCGTCGCCATCGGCATCGTCATGGCCGCGCTGATCCAGCAGCTCACCGGCTACTTCACCGAGACCAACCGGCGTCCCGTCAAGGACATCGGCAAGAGCTCGCTGACGGGCCCGGCCACGGTCGTGCTCGCGGGCATCTCCATCGGTCTGGAGTCGGCCGTCTACACCGCGCTGTTGATCGGTCTCGGCGTGTACGGGGCGTTCCTGCTCGGCGGTACGTCGATCATGCTCGCCCTGTTCGCGGTGGCCCTCGCCGGTACGGGTCTGCTGACCACGGTCGGCGTCATCGTCGCCATGGACACCTTCGGGCCCGTCTCCGACAACGCGCAGGGCATCGCCGAGATGTCCGGCGACGTCGAGGGCGCGGGCGCACAGGTCCTCACCGACCTGGACGCCGTCGGCAACACCACCAAGGCCATCACCAAGGGCATCGCCATCGCCACGGCCGTGCTCGCGGCCTCGGCGCTCTTCGGGTCGTACCGCGACGCGATCGCCGAGGCGGCGGACGACGTCGGCCAGAAACTCGGCGACGGCGCCCCGATGAACCTGGTGATGGACATCTCCCAGCCCAACAACCTGGTGGGCCTGATCCTCGGCGCGGCGGTCGTGTTCCTCTTCTCGGGGCTCGCGATCAACGCCGTGTCGCGATCGGCCGGAGCCGTGGTCTACGAGGTGCGGCGGCAGTTCCGCGAGCGCCCCGGAATCATGGACTACACGGAGAAGCCGGAGTACGGGCGCGTCGTCGACATCTGCACCAAGGACGCGCTGCGGGAGCTGGCCACGCCCGGTCTGCTCGCCGTGCTCACGCCCATCGCGGTGGGCTTCAGCCTCGGCGTCGGCGCGCTCGGCTCGTTCCTCGCGGGCGCGATCGGCACCGGCACGCTGATGGCGGTGTTCCTCGCCAACTCCGGTGGCGCCTGGGACAACGCCAAGAAGCTCGTCGAGGACGGCCACCACGGCGGCAAGGGCAGCGAGGCCCATGCCGCGACGGTGATCGGTGACACGGTCGGCGACCCGTTCAAGGACACCGCGGGCCCGGCGATCAACCCGCTCCTGAAGGTGATGAACCTGGTGGCGCTGCTCATCGCGCCCGCGGTCATCAAATTCAGCTACGGCGAGGACAAGAGCGTGGCGATGCGGGTCCTGATCGCCGTGCTGTCCATCGCGGTCATCGTCGGGGCGGTGTACGTGTCCAAGCGGCGCGGCATCGCCGTGGGTGACGCGGAGCCGCAGGGAAAGGTCGCCAATTCGGCGGATCCGGCGGTGGTTTCGTGA
- a CDS encoding ATP-binding protein, which produces MATVELRFSALPEHVRTARLVAAAVARRAGVDEAVLDEVRLAVGEACTRAVGLHQAAEVPAPVRVALVEEEKQFSIEVGDEAPRSAPGERAPGAGPGSGEDLEAEGEDEMGLAVISGLVDDVEVTAGENGGSIRMTWPTTS; this is translated from the coding sequence ATGGCCACCGTTGAACTCCGCTTCAGCGCGCTGCCCGAGCACGTCCGGACCGCCCGCCTGGTGGCGGCCGCGGTCGCGCGCAGGGCGGGCGTGGACGAGGCGGTCCTCGACGAGGTCAGGCTCGCGGTCGGCGAGGCCTGCACCCGTGCCGTCGGGCTGCATCAGGCCGCCGAGGTTCCCGCGCCCGTGCGGGTTGCCCTCGTGGAGGAGGAGAAGCAGTTCTCCATCGAGGTCGGCGATGAGGCTCCGCGTTCCGCGCCCGGGGAGCGGGCGCCCGGTGCTGGGCCCGGATCCGGGGAGGACCTGGAGGCCGAGGGCGAGGACGAGATGGGCCTTGCGGTCATCAGCGGACTCGTGGACGACGTGGAAGTGACCGCCGGCGAGAACGGCGGGTCGATTCGGATGACGTGGCCCACGACGTCCTGA
- the bldG gene encoding anti-sigma factor antagonist BldG — protein MDLSLSTRTVGDRTVVEVGGEIDVYTAPKLREQLVELVNDGSFHLVVDMERVDFLDSTGLGVLVGGLKRVRAHEGSLRLVCNQERILKIFRITGLTKVFPIHTSVDEAVAATD, from the coding sequence GTGGACCTGTCTCTGTCGACCCGTACCGTCGGCGATCGTACGGTCGTCGAGGTCGGTGGCGAAATCGATGTATATACCGCGCCCAAGCTGCGCGAGCAGTTGGTCGAGTTGGTGAACGACGGCAGTTTCCATCTGGTCGTCGACATGGAGCGAGTGGACTTCCTCGACTCCACCGGACTCGGCGTGCTGGTCGGCGGCCTGAAGCGGGTGCGTGCCCATGAGGGCTCGCTGCGCCTGGTCTGCAACCAGGAGCGCATTCTCAAGATCTTCCGTATCACCGGTCTGACCAAGGTGTTCCCGATCCACACGTCGGTCGACGAAGCGGTCGCGGCCACCGACTGA
- a CDS encoding DEAD/DEAH box helicase, translated as MAFNHLPAGVHDAFGPLSIPPVTHSVPMANFSPSGGPSRDTPAHASPQAVLDRLTTGPSRAARVTHTEHLPPRAARYAVWPDRIRAEVIAAVQSAGIDHPWAHQARAAEHALDGESVVVATGTASGKSLAYLTPVLSALLDGSEAPNGRGTTALYLAPTKALAADQRRSVRALAAPLGTAVRPAVYDGDTPVEEREWVRQYANYVLTNPDMLHRGILPSHPRWSSFLRALRYVVIDECHTYRGVFGSHVAQVLRRLRRLCARYGSDPVFLLASATAAEPAQAAERLTGLPVTEVADDASPRGEVVFALWEPPLTELHGEKGAPVRRTATAETADLLTDLTVQGIRSVAFVRSRRGAELISVIAQERLAEVDRSLARRVAAYRGGYLPEERRALEQALHSGELLGLAATTALELGIDASGLDAVVIAGYPGTRASLWQQAGRAGRSGQGALAVLVARDDPLDTYLVHHPEALFDQPVESTVLDPDNPYVLAPHLCAAAAELPLTEDDFKLFGPATGDLLPQLEAAKLLRRRTKAWHWTRRERAADLTDIRGGGGRPVQVVEEGTGRLLGTVDASAAHTTVHEGAVHLHQGRTYLVRSLDLDDSVALVEEAVPPYSTTARDTTAISVLDTDTEVPWGPGRLCYGSVEVTNQVVSFLRRKLITGEVLGETKLDLPPRTLRTRAVWWTVTEDQLDAARVNPEILGGALHAAEHASIGMLPLFATCDRWDIGGVSVPLHPDTLLPTVFVYDGHPGGAGFAERAFHTARTWLTATREAIASCECEAGCPSCIQSPKCGNGNDPLHKRGAIRLLTTLLKDAPTP; from the coding sequence ATGGCATTCAATCACTTACCGGCAGGCGTGCACGACGCCTTCGGACCATTGTCCATCCCGCCGGTGACACACTCGGTGCCGATGGCCAACTTTTCTCCCTCCGGAGGACCCTCGCGGGACACCCCGGCACACGCCTCCCCGCAGGCGGTCCTCGACCGGCTGACCACGGGGCCGAGCCGGGCTGCGCGCGTCACTCATACGGAGCACCTGCCCCCACGTGCGGCCCGTTATGCGGTCTGGCCCGATCGCATCCGCGCGGAAGTGATCGCCGCCGTGCAGTCGGCCGGAATCGATCACCCATGGGCCCACCAGGCGCGGGCCGCCGAACACGCGCTGGACGGCGAGTCCGTCGTCGTCGCGACCGGCACCGCGTCGGGCAAGTCGTTGGCATATCTCACACCCGTCCTCTCGGCACTGCTCGACGGCTCCGAGGCCCCCAACGGCCGCGGCACCACCGCCCTGTACCTGGCCCCCACCAAGGCCCTCGCCGCCGACCAGCGCCGCTCCGTCCGCGCCCTGGCCGCCCCCCTCGGCACGGCCGTGCGGCCCGCGGTCTACGACGGCGACACCCCCGTCGAAGAGCGCGAGTGGGTGCGCCAGTACGCCAATTACGTCCTGACCAACCCCGACATGCTGCACCGCGGCATCCTCCCCTCCCACCCCCGCTGGTCCTCCTTCCTGCGCGCCCTGCGCTACGTGGTCATCGACGAGTGCCACACCTACCGCGGCGTCTTCGGCTCCCACGTCGCGCAAGTCCTGCGCCGCCTGCGCCGCTTGTGCGCCCGCTACGGCTCCGACCCCGTCTTCCTCCTCGCCTCCGCCACGGCCGCCGAACCCGCCCAGGCCGCCGAACGCCTCACCGGCCTCCCCGTCACCGAGGTCGCCGACGACGCCTCACCCCGCGGCGAGGTCGTCTTCGCCCTCTGGGAGCCGCCGCTCACCGAACTCCACGGCGAGAAGGGCGCCCCGGTCCGTCGCACCGCCACCGCGGAGACCGCCGACCTGCTGACCGACCTGACCGTCCAGGGCATCCGCTCCGTGGCCTTCGTGCGCTCCCGGCGCGGCGCCGAGCTGATCTCCGTCATCGCCCAGGAACGCCTCGCCGAGGTCGACCGCTCCCTGGCCCGTCGCGTGGCCGCCTACCGCGGCGGCTATCTCCCCGAGGAGCGCCGCGCCCTGGAACAAGCCCTGCACTCCGGCGAACTCCTCGGCCTCGCCGCCACCACCGCCCTCGAACTCGGCATCGACGCATCGGGCCTGGACGCCGTCGTCATCGCCGGCTATCCCGGCACCCGTGCCTCCCTCTGGCAGCAGGCGGGCCGTGCCGGACGCTCCGGCCAGGGCGCGCTCGCGGTCCTCGTCGCCCGCGACGACCCGCTGGACACCTATCTCGTCCACCATCCCGAGGCGCTCTTCGACCAGCCCGTCGAATCGACCGTCCTCGACCCCGACAACCCCTACGTCCTCGCCCCCCACCTGTGCGCCGCCGCTGCGGAACTCCCGCTCACCGAAGACGACTTCAAGCTCTTCGGCCCGGCCACCGGGGACCTGCTCCCCCAGCTGGAGGCCGCGAAGCTGCTGCGCCGCCGCACGAAGGCCTGGCACTGGACCCGCCGCGAGCGCGCCGCCGACCTCACGGACATCCGCGGTGGGGGCGGCCGGCCCGTGCAGGTCGTCGAAGAGGGCACCGGCCGCCTCCTCGGCACCGTCGACGCCTCCGCCGCCCACACGACCGTCCACGAAGGCGCCGTCCACCTCCACCAGGGCCGTACCTATCTCGTCCGGTCCCTGGACCTGGACGACTCCGTCGCCCTCGTCGAGGAGGCCGTCCCGCCGTACTCGACCACCGCCCGCGACACCACCGCCATCTCCGTCCTCGACACCGACACCGAGGTCCCCTGGGGCCCCGGCCGCCTCTGCTACGGCTCCGTCGAGGTCACCAACCAGGTCGTCTCCTTCCTGCGCCGCAAGCTCATCACCGGCGAGGTCCTGGGTGAGACCAAGCTCGACCTGCCGCCCCGCACCCTGCGCACCCGCGCGGTGTGGTGGACGGTCACCGAGGACCAGCTCGACGCCGCCCGCGTCAACCCGGAGATCCTCGGCGGGGCCCTGCACGCAGCCGAACACGCCTCCATCGGCATGCTGCCCCTCTTCGCCACCTGCGACCGCTGGGACATCGGCGGCGTCTCCGTGCCCCTGCACCCGGACACCCTGCTGCCGACGGTCTTCGTGTACGACGGCCACCCCGGCGGCGCCGGATTCGCCGAGCGCGCCTTCCACACCGCCCGCACCTGGCTCACCGCCACCCGCGAGGCCATCGCCTCCTGCGAGTGCGAGGCCGGGTGCCCCTCCTGCATCCAGTCCCCCAAGTGCGGCAACGGCAACGACCCGCTGCACAAACGCGGCGCGATCCGCCTCCTCACCACCCTCCTGAAGGACGCCCCCACGCCCTGA
- a CDS encoding TadE family type IV pilus minor pilin, translating into MTAEAAVVLPTLVLFTMALVWALLAASAQIQCVDAARAGARAMARQDPRGTAVAVARQAAPRGASVAVSRDGDLVRVEVVARSPGPRALGLGLRLRAEAVAMAEETVGQTVGVGA; encoded by the coding sequence GTGACGGCGGAGGCGGCGGTGGTGCTGCCGACGCTGGTGCTGTTCACGATGGCGCTCGTGTGGGCCTTGCTGGCCGCGTCCGCGCAGATCCAGTGCGTGGACGCGGCCCGGGCCGGGGCCCGGGCGATGGCCCGCCAGGACCCGCGGGGCACGGCGGTCGCGGTGGCCCGGCAGGCGGCACCGCGCGGCGCGAGTGTGGCGGTGAGCAGGGACGGTGACCTGGTCCGGGTGGAGGTTGTGGCGCGGTCGCCGGGGCCACGGGCGCTGGGGCTCGGGCTGAGGCTGCGGGCGGAGGCCGTGGCGATGGCGGAAGAGACGGTGGGGCAGACGGTGGGGGTGGGGGCGTGA
- a CDS encoding DUF4244 domain-containing protein has protein sequence MWGRARSVARDSGMVTSEYAMGIIATVAFAGLLYKVVTSGPVKAALQAVVERALDVQF, from the coding sequence ATGTGGGGTAGGGCGCGGAGCGTGGCGCGGGACTCCGGAATGGTCACTTCCGAGTACGCCATGGGGATCATCGCGACCGTGGCGTTCGCCGGGTTGCTCTACAAGGTTGTGACGAGCGGACCGGTCAAGGCCGCGCTCCAGGCGGTGGTGGAGAGGGCACTCGATGTCCAGTTCTGA
- a CDS encoding type II secretion system F family protein — translation MADEVVDEVAGGLIVGAGVLHSLGAVLWSAAALAWLLLTLAAARRERAVGRRAMDLLGAGGRPGRSWGRGRGEGRAGPGGEGLGGKGLGGRAWLRRWGDAESGRRAQARRWLTVAGVVGAGWALVGGVAGCVVGVAAGCCVWRMQPGADRKDEADTARAARQLPLAADLLVACVAAGAGPVVAAQAVGESLGGPVGERLAWGAAQVRLGGAPADAWRRVGEIPGADALARLLERTTESGSPAAGPVARFAADCRTEQGRTATARARRAAVQMTAPVGLCFLPAFLAIGVVPVVIGLAGGLMSGQ, via the coding sequence ATGGCTGACGAGGTGGTTGACGAGGTGGCGGGCGGGCTGATCGTCGGCGCCGGGGTTCTCCACAGCCTGGGGGCGGTGCTGTGGTCGGCGGCGGCCCTGGCGTGGCTGCTGCTGACGCTGGCGGCGGCACGACGGGAACGGGCCGTGGGGCGCCGGGCCATGGACCTCCTGGGGGCCGGGGGCCGGCCGGGACGGTCATGGGGTCGAGGGCGCGGCGAAGGACGCGCGGGGCCTGGCGGTGAAGGGCTCGGCGGTAAAGGGCTTGGCGGCCGTGCGTGGCTCCGGCGCTGGGGCGACGCGGAGTCCGGGCGGCGGGCGCAGGCGCGGAGATGGCTGACGGTGGCCGGAGTGGTCGGCGCGGGGTGGGCGCTGGTCGGCGGGGTCGCGGGATGCGTGGTGGGCGTGGCTGCGGGGTGCTGCGTGTGGCGGATGCAGCCGGGCGCCGACCGGAAGGACGAGGCCGACACTGCCCGTGCTGCCCGGCAACTCCCCCTGGCAGCGGACCTGTTGGTGGCCTGTGTGGCGGCCGGGGCCGGGCCCGTGGTGGCGGCCCAGGCCGTGGGCGAGTCCTTGGGAGGGCCTGTCGGGGAACGGCTCGCCTGGGGCGCGGCGCAGGTACGGCTCGGCGGCGCACCGGCCGACGCGTGGCGGAGGGTCGGCGAGATACCGGGCGCCGACGCGCTGGCCCGCCTCCTGGAGCGCACCACGGAGTCAGGCTCGCCCGCAGCCGGCCCTGTCGCCCGGTTCGCCGCGGACTGCCGGACCGAACAGGGACGCACGGCGACGGCCCGGGCCCGGCGCGCCGCGGTCCAGATGACGGCACCGGTGGGCCTGTGCTTCCTGCCTGCGTTCCTCGCGATCGGGGTGGTGCCGGTGGTGATCGGCCTGGCCGGGGGCCTGATGAGCGGGCAGTGA
- a CDS encoding type II secretion system F family protein encodes MSAATACGAALCAGGSVWLLGGRVRASRGLRRARSLLPARGPAAAPRWRQGLTRVRGRLGHEVWLLVGGAAVGLLGESVLPLVAGAVGMPLAGRVRRAREAARERDRRADAVITLCGALAGEVRAGRQPGQALRTAAEAGARAGSGVGSESISESAEGVGRGLGGARAGVLAAARFGGDVPGALRQAALEPGAEGLLGLAACWRVAVDRGAGLAAGLERLEGALRAERDQRADLRAQLAGARSTALMLAGLPVLGLLLGAALGAEPLRVLLHTGPGLGCLAVGGLFEGAGAWWALRIMRKAEGR; translated from the coding sequence GTGAGCGCGGCGACGGCGTGCGGCGCCGCTCTGTGCGCGGGTGGTTCGGTGTGGCTGCTCGGCGGGCGGGTGCGGGCCTCCCGGGGGCTGCGGAGGGCACGGTCCCTCCTCCCGGCTCGCGGTCCGGCGGCGGCGCCTCGGTGGCGCCAGGGCCTCACGCGGGTACGGGGGCGGCTCGGGCACGAGGTCTGGCTCCTGGTGGGCGGGGCGGCCGTCGGGCTCCTCGGGGAGTCCGTGCTGCCCCTGGTCGCGGGGGCGGTCGGCATGCCCCTCGCCGGCCGGGTGCGCCGGGCCAGGGAGGCCGCCCGCGAGCGGGATCGCAGGGCGGACGCGGTCATCACCCTGTGCGGCGCTCTCGCCGGTGAGGTGCGGGCGGGGCGGCAGCCGGGGCAGGCGCTGCGGACGGCCGCGGAGGCGGGCGCGCGGGCGGGCTCGGGGGTGGGCTCGGAGTCGATCTCGGAGTCGGCTGAGGGCGTCGGCCGGGGCCTCGGCGGTGCGCGGGCCGGGGTGCTTGCTGCGGCGCGGTTCGGCGGGGATGTGCCCGGCGCGTTGCGGCAGGCCGCCCTGGAGCCGGGCGCCGAAGGGCTCCTCGGACTCGCGGCGTGCTGGCGGGTCGCCGTGGACCGGGGCGCGGGCCTCGCGGCCGGACTGGAGCGCCTTGAAGGGGCGCTGCGCGCGGAGCGGGACCAACGGGCCGACCTGCGCGCGCAGTTGGCGGGTGCCCGGTCGACCGCCCTGATGCTTGCCGGGCTTCCCGTACTCGGCCTGCTCCTCGGCGCCGCGCTCGGCGCCGAACCGCTGCGGGTGCTGCTGCACACGGGGCCGGGCCTCGGCTGCCTGGCCGTGGGCGGGCTGTTCGAGGGCGCGGGCGCGTGGTGGGCGCTGCGGATCATGCGGAAGGCGGAGGGGCGGTGA